The following are encoded together in the Euwallacea fornicatus isolate EFF26 unplaced genomic scaffold, ASM4011564v1 scaffold_132, whole genome shotgun sequence genome:
- the LOC136350170 gene encoding uncharacterized protein: MLAQVFTGHGVFGKYLKRIRVERSSECWFCNEREDTPEHTLWECPEWEGYRAEARAGGLDLNRSTIGNELVESKSKWVAFEGLIENILRAKTVRENERKKSGVRSRVRT; this comes from the coding sequence ATGTTGGCTCAGGTTTTCACCGGACACGgcgtgttcgggaaatacctgAAGCGGATACGAGTGGAGAGAAGTAGTGAATGTTGGTTTTGTAACGAAAGAGAGGACACaccggagcacacgctgtgggaGTGTCCGGAATGGGAGGGCTATCGGGCGGAGGCAAGAGCGGGGGGACTCGACCTGAACCGAAGCACGATAGGGAACGAGCTGGTGGAAAGTAAGAGCAAGTGGGTAGCGTTTGAGGGCCTGATAGAGAACATCTTGAGGGCCAAGACTGTGAGAGAGAATGAGAGAAAAAAGAGTGGAGTGCGGAGTAGAGTCCGTACCTAG